The segment GATGCACAGCTTTTAGAAAGAAACTGTTATATTCTGTTTCTGTTCCAGTCCTTACACACCCTCCTTTTTCAGCATAAGGCTTCTTATCTGAATTTCCAGCACAACAAACAATTTATCTTGTTTGTGCATACCAGCAGCTCATCACCAGGTACACTGCGATCTCCATTCTACCACTGCTAGACAGCTTACCCCACGTGCACTGTTGTGCTTTCCCTAGTAAGATGTCTGTAATAAGTTCCCAGCCAAGGACAAGAAAACCTGTCTCCCGAAAACTCTCAGTTCCTGCACATATCAGAACTCATTTAGCAGACTATAAGCAGTAAATTATTACTGCTGTTGATTAACTCTGTGAAAGTCGTAGTTGACcactctcccttccttttatgaGTGTTTTaattcagcattaaaaaaatgaaggcttttcattttttttttgtacttgcaCATTCTTATTTAGCCTTTGTTAGTTTGCTTCACTTTGTCTGGTACACAGTAAAACACCTTAATTGCAACAAGGTATAACCCTTaaactgaagcttttttttttttttttaaaggacacaTTGTTTAACTTAGTATTTACTCAGATTTTAGTTATAACATTGTATAAGAGACTGTGACACCCTACGCCAGAAAATGAAtggtattaaattatttttatccatTTTCCATTAACTTCCACCCACAACCAATCAAAAATTCCAGAAAGACTGTTGGATTATTAAAGAAGTGTATTAAATaacagaaattaatgttttattcaaaTTCTAACTCAAATTTCTGTTGGTTTATTTGAATAAGCTTGCAGGAAATTCAGAGAACTTTTGTCCACCCTATTTTTGCTACCCGCCTTCCCAATTCTTTATTTCCTATGTTCATTTTGTCCAGCTTTTAAATTGCACATGCTTCAGGGCAAGGTTCATCATCGCATTTGAAGGGTTTATGTATTCCTAGTCTCCAGAAGCAAAGCAACACATTACATTCTTTAAAGCTCTCTACCAGGATAACTTAAGTATTTGTCAAACACTGTGAAGAAGTTGCTTTTGTTCCACTTGAGTTAACTGCAAAGTAGCTTGACAGTTTCTCTCCCTGTACAGCATTATCCTCCATAGAGCAGACATTCAGATACAGATCTTAAGATGTAGGAAGCAGTAATGCAAACATTTCTAGTCTTTGGTTTACTATTAACACCTACCTCATTTAAAGAGCTCGAAGCGTCCTGTGTCCCACTGTGTAGAGATGGCTCAGAACACAAGTGACCAGCAGAAGTACTGCAATGTCCTCCGTTCCAGTCTGTATCGCCTTCAGAAGTTTTTGTAGATTTCGCTGAAATTTCAGGATTATGATCGAATCTCTCTGATTTGCCTAAGGACTCCCTGAAGCCTTCAAAATCACCCCAGGAACCTCTGGGTTCTGAGGTACAATAACCGCTCTCAGAAACCCCTTCACTTCTGCTGCTATTCACTACAGAGAGGCTTTGCTGCATTACCCCAGGGTTACTGATTTCTTCATTATTTGTCCTCTCATTCATGTTACAGTCACTCCCATCGAGAGACATACCACCTGCTTCAACTGCTAGATCTCTCACAGACATGCAGGGTGATGTGTCTGTAGTACTACAACTTTCTACTAGTGGCAGGTTCTGCATCTTTGTTTAAAAGGAACAACCCACATTTAGACATCACTTGTTGAAATCTGTACCGAAAAACAACCAAACGCTAGTTAACTTCAGTTGTATTAGAAATTTGAATATttccaaaacataaccaaatTCTTCATTTCATCCCCCATTGCTAAATCAAAACAGGATGtccttcagcctctcctccagAAATCCACACGTGTATGTTATTCAGTCTCACTTTCTGTGTAAGATATTAGCCTGAAATGAAAGAATTGTAAATAAATACTTCTGTGATAAGGGCTGTGTAGGAACGAGAAAAGAGAGTCGATAAGGTAGTAGAAAGAATGCTCAAGTTAAAATAAACACGTTCCAGTATTATGCAACTGAAAAATCACAGCACTTCAGTatacatttcaaataattttgccCACATCACAAGAAAACCGTGAAATTAATAACaacatttgcaaaatatttaacagaagTTGTTGGATCTTAACTGAGTACTTACTGCATACACACAGCAGACAAGAAGAAATACTTACAGCCAATATCCAACGTTATAACAGTTTCACCCAGCTTGGACTGCTTGCAGACAGGGCTCTTTTTGTTTGCCTGGGCTTTCGCAGTCCGAAAGATTACCGAAGAGGCAAATGTGACCTGCAGCAACACAGGAACCAGCAGCTCAATGCTGTGAAAAGCAATAGTGCCTCCAACTATTTAAGCAATTAAGAGTGATTTAATAAGATCAATTTGGCATCTGTGAACTACATATGCGACGCTGCCTTTGTCGTTTCAGATCCATCTCAACTCCTCAAGCATCCTTCCCACCGAGGGGTTGCTTTTGGCAGGCGTGGGGGCGTTCAGAGCTGCAGTAACACCACGTTTTATAGAGACCGGTCACTATGAGACATTCTCAgcagagaaacagaacaaatcttgattttttttttctttttttctttttttttccctcagagcTTACCCCGATGGAGCAGCCAGGCACTACCCCCGGCGCACACCCAcctgggctggggacagctcCAAGGGaccgggggggctctggggaggcCGGACCGGGCACCGGgagcccctcacagcccctcacagccccccaggaccctccAATCTCCCCGGGGGCTCCGTGAGGCCGGCGTTTCACCCCCGAGCAGAGGCACCCCCGGAGCGCCTCCAGCCCCACGAGTGGCTC is part of the Anas platyrhynchos isolate ZD024472 breed Pekin duck chromosome 5, IASCAAS_PekinDuck_T2T, whole genome shotgun sequence genome and harbors:
- the CLBA1 gene encoding uncharacterized protein CLBA1 isoform X2 → MQNLPLVESCSTTDTSPCMSVRDLAVEAGGMSLDGSDCNMNERTNNEEISNPGVMQQSLSVVNSSRSEGVSESGYCTSEPRGSWGDFEGFRESLGKSERFDHNPEISAKSTKTSEGDTDWNGGHCSTSAGHLCSEPSLHSGTQDASSSLNEANHSYEDIFKLGFPEVFVSQSRENIRSLDQVLHTNNEDVGIPGLMKNQLCIDSGNIWRTLRDLDNTSRLRNPWSKSHCQENLLSVLGIDANQTDSSKSQDDIFEESNVKDNEDSGFDGFSINNCKALIQTKLLLQPQPACWQERVRR